TTATCGACTGGCTGTCAAACTTAATGGGATTCGACTTTatgatgacaaaaaatttttaatttatttttgttttctttttgcaGCTCTACTGTAAATtaggaattattaattattttggggTCCAAACCCGACTATATCAAACGATATATTTTCTTGTATGTAGACTGTCAATAATACAAATGGCTTTCTGtcgaaatttatatttttccgtTATAGGACCTGAAAATAAACAGTTTAATGATGTAATTTGaactatttacaaaatttatagctATTTTCTAAAAGATTAATAATTCTGTGTCTTAagctttttattaattttttcagtcttTTACTACCAATTCTATCAAACCTCCCAGCAGGAAcatcatctaaaaatataCTTCATTTTTTACAAGGAATAACGTCGcaaacattttcaaaatacgATTATGgtgaaactaaaaatttacaagtttaTAATTCGTCAAAACCACCTGAGTATAATTTATCGAGAGTAACTTCTCCAGTTGCTTTAATATATTCTGAGGCTGACTGGTATGCAGATCCAATGGTAAAGAAAAGCAccacataaataattaactattacAGTCGAATTCCATTGAGTCTGACTCTTGTCGATGGAAGAGCGGAAATTTCTTGGAAATTCAGTCTTGTCGACTGCCCCTTCTCCTTTACAGAGTAAAAAACAGCGTGAACAATGAGTTTTTGTTATAAACTAGAAggctatattattttttacctctTGTGATGTTTTAATAACTAAACACGACCAACCATCCCCAGAAAAGTATCCATAAAAGGCGTTTCCATGACAGCAGCCTCTATAGCAACCGTCGCTATGGCAACAGTCTCCATATTGACCGTTGTCATGACGACTATAAGCAGTGACATAACACCAGTTTTTTtaggataaataaataattcaaaataatttgaattattttcaatgaatctcaataatattatacatataaataggATTTTTCCTTTcattaatatgattttgatgaagagaatttttttgttttaacggcaactgaaatttttttatttactttgaatctGTCGAAAGGGAAAGATTATTTTCTTCGGCAGGAGATATGATAACCCAGAAAAGAACTTCTTTAACACCAGAATCAGtatcttatttaatttttctacataaaaatttatcaaaaaatgttaataaatatgacgAAGACAAAttcttctttaatttaataattagtttattatttggtTTGAATTtcgattattcaaataattcgaatatttcaaattattcaattcgaaataattaaagtaactATTTTACttgattgaagaaaaaaattgcttgATTCTACCCAAgtaacaaaagtatttaaatcatgcattttttctataaaaaataattttttttctctgagtGTATGAATCGTAacttttcatcattaatttgactattgttttctattattagtttataaatttgagaATATTAACTAATTGCCGATTAAGGGAAAGAGACATTACGGACAGGCTTATGACGGATAGTcttctgtaaataaataataaaatttttaaatataaatttctctGTTAACTTTTTGTATTGTTTCCGAACATCGAATTATTATACAttgataaagtataaaaagataaataaatgctTATTCAGCAGTTGGCATAGATTTAATGATGTCCGAATTGCCAGGGTCAGTGATAGAAAGAGTGCACACTCTGAAGTATTTTCCACAAGCTGTGCCAAGTTCAATGTTGTTACCAGTGTAGTGGTGAACTCCAGTTTTGGCAAGCATGGCGTAATATTCAATCTCagattttctaattaaaaaaaaaaaaaaaaaaaaaatcataagttaGTATAATACAGTAAACTTTTAGTgactaaaattattcatcGCAAATTCTTtcatttcgaaaaaataaatttatatcaagagtaaaaaaagttataaaaatatacatcaaattttttttggcgcaagaaaaatttatcattgtgaaatggaaacaaaaattttcttcgaacttgaaaaaattatttttcgtcatcatttttttctgtgcaggaacaaaaaaaattttggcgcctatttttctaattatgaatttttgcagtatttttttttttgcgttaaaatttttccatctgattaagaattaaaaaaatttcttttagatattcgtaaaaactaaaaatattaaaaaaatattttgaatatataatttaattatttttatacaaatttactattattaagttcaccctgattaaaaacttcgactaaatttgattgaaactcaatcagaTTTTTATCACATTCAATTGGAGACAAAAATTAGATCAGGATTTTTCAGGAGTATTCCAAATattcagtttaattttaatcggattaattcagaatttttcaattaaatcagATTCAAAGTCTATCGAAAATGTCCTATTAGAATTTTCCAAACTATGTTTTtacatgatactgaaattaacgaacagtttaaaatttattgaatttttttttcatcaaatccatgacaaaaaaaaactagaaataaggtaaaagacccagTTATTGACCCTGGCCCAGTTTCTGAACTTTTCAACTATTTTCTTCCTTCAAAaacttgaactttaaaaagaaaactaatttttttttaatttatcctgAACCTAATGAATGGCAATTTGAAAAACATAGGAAATattaactgaataaaaaagaattttttccataagtggctgaggaagtcattttttcaGTAGAGCCTAAACAATTTACGTTAGGAGGTACAACGATTGAATCTGTGCACTAATTATCATGTAAGTAAAAaactttaactaaaaatagatGGGtagatcaatatttaattaaaatttattttgatacatttataaaacattaaaatgagTTTTGTTGTTTAAATTTGAGGGTCAATAATTAGACTCAATTTTAAAGGTATGATGGAGTTGTTGATTCTAAAATTCTAACTTACTGCGAACGAGGTTATCTGTTCAATTACATGtctataaaatgtaaaaatatcaatattcatagttttttaaaattattttctactattaTTCATCATACAgtgataaattaacatttaatattcatttttaaaaataaaagatcatAATTAGATCTTGAAAGTACATATTCTTGGAgtgatgaaattattataaaaataatgtcaatatcgatagtatttaaatttttatgactcttttagttgaataatatttttattatgacaaaattaatttttttattgttttttcattcaagagttttaaaaaagataaCGAGCTacgatgaaaaataatgagaacAGGCGCTAGTCAaagtaactttatttatttatattttaaatatggaaaaactatgttttattataataaatatttaatttaaatatctagataatgattttaatttattgaaacttAGTAAGTACTTCATAACCTATTCATGGTTTGTGTAATTTGAGGCCCAGAAACTAGGCCACTGGGGGTTCAGAAACTGCGACCTGAAAAATTCGAGGGTCAGAAACTGAATCTCtgaatgtcaatttttaaaacgtcaatttaaatcattaatttaattcaaataattattttacgcgCATGACTTTATTTGACAAATCATAAACTAGTCGATAGAATAATTGTTCgtctcattaaatttaatcttaaattaattattatagtatTACCCCAACTGGCACTCTAAAAAGGTCAGAAACTGGGCCCCTTACCTCATACAcattcagaaaatttaaaaagctagaggtgcaattttttaaaagtttttttttttaataattagttttaaaacaattaaaaaaattataagacgtcggctaacttcagtatcatcttTTTAATTAGGGCAGcgtttaagtaaataaattataattaataatttaaaaaatagatcgataattaaaactttattttattaaagataaaattattaccttAGAGGTGGAGTATTGTTTCCAATGATAACAAGTTTGGCTTTTCCTTGTCTGAGAGACTTAATAGTTTGCTTGTATCCCAAGACATATTTTCCAGACTTCATGACGAGAGCAAGTCTGGAGTTGATGCTCTccaaagtttttttctttaaaaattataaaataatgataaataaataaaaaaaaaataataataataaaattaattaattacgacatttcatttttattaaaatcttaaaataaagTCCAGTAAAATTGATTGTAATTTTAGAGGTTAACCACAGCCACAtggttgaaaaatatttttaaatatttacctgTTTCTTTTGTGCAACCATTTTTATGGACTTTTTTCACCCTGgatgctaaaaaaataataaatttatttatttatattttttgagataaaataatttatttttatgatatttatgtaaaaatattgacgaaaaaataaaaaagccaGTTACCTCGTGTGATGCCGTATTCAAAAAGAGAGATGGAAGAAGGAAGAGAGGGACAGATAGACATCTAGTTACTTGAGAATTCAATAGATGGCGGTGGTATGATTTATCAACAtcgtatttactttttcaggCATCGATATGATAGCGTCGATAAAGAAAcatccctgatagccaccctgatagccaagttggcgagaaactgacgagaaacttgcagccgcaactggacaccaagttggccgccaacagttggtacctccaatagttgatagacattttctgagaaagttggcggtaacttgtagccaaaagttacaaaagctgaagttgtcgataacttgtcgtcaatttggtcggaaactaatgaatgaccaactttttcacaatcaactcgtgttatcagggcaGAGTTTCTtatcagaaagttggcgtaCATGAGTTGcaaccaacttgacgacaagttgcTTAGAAACTTACCGACAATCTGTTGCCAAAACCTGTCACCAAGTTTCTGAGCAACCTGCAGTCAAGTTGTTGGATACAGTTACACGAGCTGAAAGTTGCCGGAAAGTTACTCAGAAAgttgccgtcaacttatggaaattCCAACTTTGTGGCAGTAGGTCGCTGACAAGTTGCAGCCAACTTGGCTGTCAGGGATTAttccctctttttttttttctagagacATTATCCCTAATAATCAAGTTCGCTGCAACTTGTCGACGACCTAGAGCCGCAAGGTTGGCATTGTCATAAATTGACGACAACTTTCCGAAAAACTTGTCGGCAACTTGACTGCAGATTGCTCAGAAACGTGGTGATAGGTTGCGACAATAAATTATCGTTAAGTTTCTgaacaacttgtagtcaatagTTACACAACTGATCTACATCAACTTTCTGATAAGAAACACTAACTATCAGGGTATACGGGTCGGGATAGTCTCAGGAAACCGGAGTTTCAGCTCagaattcaaaatgaaatttttgacatcTCGATGACGTACATatagtatatttaatttttgagaatttctgCCATTAATagctattgaaaattaattttctcaaagGGGTCATAAAAAGGGGAGGTTTCCTATGTGTTTTAGGCTGcgtactattattatttaagaacGGTCCTGGATAATAAAACTTGacgttttttaaatagatttgatAAAAATCTAGTTATAGCATTTGCACTCATGATTTAATCTTCATAGAATTCATagcaatgaaaaataaaaatcaataataaaagaacTCCCTCGCAGTTTTGCGAATGCCGTAAAAATGCCGTAAATTTTCGGGATTTATGCAcatgccgtaaatttaccgtaataatttggtattaaaatggttattttggccagtttttttccTGCAGTTATGCCATATACTTACTGCACTTATGCTGTAGAGTTACCAGATTACTAcagtaatattactataaaaatgccgaacttttaccgaaaaaatgctgcaaaaaaactataacaataccgaacttttaccaaaaaaatactgtaaaaaaactataaaaatgccgaacttttaccaataaaatgctgtataaaaactattatacgATAATGTTACAATAATGAAATCgttgtttttgtgataataataccgtcagtatcctgcaatttcgccagatttacgctgataaaatagaaaattgtaaaaaaatatggttttattttttgttcgcttctgcatttaaaatcatcgaaaatgtgcaaaatgtaatattttttattttattttattgattcacacaattcttactgaaacaaaaacatgtaagtgaaaataactatctgtgaaaattgatgttttcaattttcttaagtttGTTTGTATCCATCTGAATACAATTAGTAACATATTTCAAGTAAGTGATTTGGCATAATGGCTACCAGATCAGACTTTGAACAAATAGGTCTCGGGATTGAGTCCACGAGTTAAcgggtatttttattttttttttcacgacagttatttaatatataactttataaggttctatataattatataaaattatatataactgaataaaattttatataattatatataaatttttttacgggtaTAACAATTTGATGCTGcaaaaatgccgaaaatatactataaatatgctgtataattactgttttaattctgtgaaaataccgtattttttctgttttattaccgtaaatattaggaatttatttagtaaatttttggtaataatgcggcaaaaaaactggctaaaataactcgagtaatGCCATATTTATGCAGTATTTATACCGTATAATTCCGGTATTATTTCGGTATTTCCAAAACCGCAAGGGCTAGTTATGGAAATCATAGGGGAGCCTCGCGGCCCCACCCTCCCCTACTGATTAGATAGCACAATTAAGTACATCACAGAAAAAGGTGAGGGT
This genomic window from Microplitis demolitor isolate Queensland-Clemson2020A chromosome 6, iyMicDemo2.1a, whole genome shotgun sequence contains:
- the LOC103568651 gene encoding lipase 1 — its product is MILLLPILSNLPAGTSSKNILHFLQGITSQTFSKYDYGETKNLQVYNSSKPPEYNLSRVTSPVALIYSEADWYADPMESNSTKRKF
- the LOC103579266 gene encoding 60S ribosomal protein L30 — its product is MVAQKKQKKTLESINSRLALVMKSGKYVLGYKQTIKSLRQGKAKLVIIGNNTPPLRKSEIEYYAMLAKTGVHHYTGNNIELGTACGKYFRVCTLSITDPGNSDIIKSMPTAE